The genomic stretch CTGTACAAGAACTCATAGGAGCCCTTTATATCTATTATTTCGAGCCACTTCTTTATCTTCCTCCTTATCTCCTTGAAATCCCTCGAATTGAGTTCCTTAAGGAACTTCTCCAGGGCCTCCTCGAAGTAAGGGTTCTGTGTTATTAGCTCTTGGCTCAGGGCCTCGCTCTGATTCAGAGTAGCTGCGGATACCCTGAGGAACCAGGAGATCGTTTTAGTGCTCGCTGATCTCAGGAGATAGGAATCATCATCGGATGAGGAGAGGAATGAGTTAGTGATCAGATGGATCAAGCCCAGCCAGGCCATCGCTCTATCGTGATCCTCTAAGCTCATCGGTATCAACTCGAAGGGGAAGAGGGATGAGAGGTAGGAGATCTCGTCCTCTATACTCGTGACCTCTATCACAGCGGCCCTCCCATTCCTAATATCACCTATCCCCGGGCCGAAGAGGGGATGGAATGAGATCCCCTTGATCCCAATACTCGGGAGCTTCCTCATGCTCCCTATAACGGGGCTCTTAACAGAGCTTATCTCCATCACGACGCTCCCCTTCCTCATCTTACCGCTCAGCTCCTCCACCAAGCCCGGGACCTTCGATATAGGGACGCATAATAACGCTGATTCGAATTCTCTCAGATCGGAAAGATCGCTCAATGGTTTGATCCTCTCATCAGCTATCTCCTCAACCTTCCTGCGATCTAGGTCGTATATAGCTACTTGATGCTCCTCACTCAAGTACCTCGAGAAGAGCTTACCCATCTCCCCGGCTCCTATTATCAGGATCTCCAAGATAAGAGGGCCTCCTTCAACAATCTCAATCCACCCTCAGCTCCCTCGCTCGCGAATGTGATCCTTATCCATTCCTTAAACGGCCCGAACCCGGACCCGGGGGCGAGAGCTATTCCCCTCTCCTCGAGGAC from Candidatus Korarchaeum sp. encodes the following:
- a CDS encoding prephenate dehydrogenase/arogenate dehydrogenase family protein; amino-acid sequence: MEILIIGAGEMGKLFSRYLSEEHQVAIYDLDRRKVEEIADERIKPLSDLSDLREFESALLCVPISKVPGLVEELSGKMRKGSVVMEISSVKSPVIGSMRKLPSIGIKGISFHPLFGPGIGDIRNGRAAVIEVTSIEDEISYLSSLFPFELIPMSLEDHDRAMAWLGLIHLITNSFLSSSDDDSYLLRSASTKTISWFLRVSAATLNQSEALSQELITQNPYFEEALEKFLKELNSRDFKEIRRKIKKWLEIIDIKGSYEFLYRF